Proteins encoded together in one Rana temporaria chromosome 6, aRanTem1.1, whole genome shotgun sequence window:
- the LOC120942832 gene encoding olfactory receptor 1496-like: MEEFRLQRWPDNQNASLVIKFFVVGFRIHQSYRLALFHLFTVTYAMTVTCNLLIILLVFFSKLSRSPMYVLLSNLSLSEILVTTTTVPPMLHILLRNGTYFSLIGCLSQFFLFGVFLGTESFLLSTMSYDRYLAICKPLHYTLIMGSGLCGCLILVCWAMSALIMSIALSFVATLSFCRDNIIDHFYCDVIPILKVSCSDTSTIEMVVSSLSPAPTVFPLLVIISTYGFIIQAITRISSSKGKEKAFSTCSSHLGVVSTYYTTIMLVYMVPSGHSVIRNKSLSLLYMVITPLMNPFIYTLRNQEINAALRQILTAISRP, translated from the coding sequence ATGGAAGAATTTAGACTCCAACGCTGGCCGGACAATCAGAACGCGTCATTGGTTATTAAGTTCTTTGTTGTCGGGTTCAGGATCCACCAAAGCTACAGACTTGCCCTCTTCCACTTGTTCACGGTCACCTACGCTATGACTGTAACTTGCAACCTCTTGATCATCTTGTTGGTGTTTTTCTCTAAACTTTCTCGTTCTCCTATGTATGTGCTCCTCTCCAACCTGTCACTGTCGGAGATCTTGGTCAccaccaccactgtgccccccatGCTCCACATCTTACTTAGAAACGGCACTTATTTTTCTCTTATTGGCTGTCTCTCACAGTTTTTCTTATTTGGTGTGTTTCTAGGCACAGAAAGTTTTCTCCTCTCCACAATGTCCTATGATAGATATCTGGCCATCTGCAAACCTCTTCATTACACACTGATTATGGGTTCTGGATTGTGTGGTTGTCTGATCCTTGTCTGCTGGGCCATGTCAGCCCTAATTATGTCCATTGCTTTAAGTTTTGTGGCAACTTTGAGTTTTTGTAGAGACAACATTATTGATCATTTCTATTGTGACGTTATTCCAATATTGAAGGTGTCTTGTTCTGACACTTCCACCATTGAAATGGTTGTGTCTTCTCTTTCACCTGCACCCACTGTGTTCCCTCTCCTTGTGATCATATCTACTTACGGGTTTATCATCCAAGCCATCACTAGGATCTCATCATCCAAGGGAAAGGAGAAAGCCTTCTCCACCTGTAGCTCCCACCTGGGAGTCGTGTCTACATATTATACCACCATAATGTTGGTCTATATGGTTCCATCTGGTCATTCTGTGATAAGGAACAAAAGTCTATCCCTGCTTTATATGGTGATCACCCCACTAATGAACCCCTTTATTTACACCCTGAGAAACCAAGAGATTAATGCAGCTCTAAGACAAATCTTGACAGCCATATCCAgaccctaa